A portion of the Acidobacteriota bacterium genome contains these proteins:
- a CDS encoding alpha/beta fold hydrolase — protein sequence MPPEEDALPEPLAVSARDRAEDEATHAPPRPGALEEAFSSRLFRWLAPRLPRRALPEPPPELAPFEHSSLPRRDRGHLTATLFPVDNARGTVLLLAPWLEWGRAYFHRRRRIPALRAAGYRVLTADLPGFDGTNGPTGLYDLATEDMLRSVQRRWPDDPIFVWGVSSGGYWAHAALSRTQAARGAFFEDVSPHLLEWSTRMAPLGKPAYRFFASVFRRSYRFLDLRLHAPHLGVQAVAYLTGKRDPGVRPGDTQSLAQAAGGDHRIIPKAGHLGAIKIAEDEVIDLALRTFEKALAG from the coding sequence TTGCCACCCGAGGAAGACGCCCTTCCCGAACCGCTCGCCGTCTCGGCGAGGGATCGGGCCGAAGACGAAGCGACGCACGCGCCGCCGCGGCCGGGCGCCCTCGAAGAGGCCTTCTCCAGCCGCCTCTTCCGCTGGCTCGCCCCGCGTCTGCCGCGGCGCGCCCTGCCGGAACCGCCACCGGAACTCGCGCCCTTCGAGCACAGCTCCCTGCCGCGCCGCGATCGCGGTCATCTGACGGCAACCCTCTTTCCGGTCGACAACGCCCGGGGCACCGTGTTGCTCCTCGCTCCCTGGCTGGAGTGGGGCCGCGCCTACTTCCACCGGCGCAGGCGCATCCCGGCGCTGCGCGCCGCCGGCTATCGCGTATTGACCGCCGACCTGCCGGGGTTTGACGGCACCAACGGCCCCACCGGCCTCTATGACCTCGCCACCGAGGATATGCTCAGGTCAGTCCAGCGGCGCTGGCCGGATGATCCGATCTTCGTGTGGGGGGTCAGTTCCGGCGGCTACTGGGCCCACGCGGCCCTGTCCCGCACCCAGGCCGCCCGCGGCGCCTTCTTCGAGGACGTCTCGCCACACCTCCTCGAATGGTCCACCCGCATGGCGCCCCTGGGCAAGCCGGCCTACCGCTTTTTCGCCTCCGTCTTCCGGCGCTCCTACCGTTTCCTCGACCTGCGCCTCCACGCCCCGCACCTGGGCGTCCAGGCGGTCGCCTACCTCACCGGCAAACGCGACCCCGGTGTGCGCCCCGGAGACACCCAGTCCCTTGCCCAAGCCGCCGGCGGCGACCATCGGATCATCCCCAAAGCCGGCCACCTGGGAGCGATCAAAATCGCCGAGGACGAGGTCATCGACCTCGCCCTCAGAACCTTCGAGAAAGCCCTTGCAGGCTAG
- a CDS encoding RICIN domain-containing protein yields the protein MPNDQQPEDAVLFPPLPEEFASALEGMPEAIRRGDVYPTFLESQCGATDDSQPVEQYDGTLGVTRAFVDAHQGPVGQLQWNDNLGALYDNPGNVAGVRWCTGTLISDNLFLTAGHCFDRTGGGWQRPRVNGSNDIISSAEIARRMHVNFNYQVDPNGDLRTASIFAIEELTEYRLGGLDFAIVRLEGAPGRIFGTGKVAQQDAAVDDMICVIGHPAGVPKRIEAGPLTSFDDFRIRYNDIDTLGGNSGSAIWRSLTGDIVGVHTNGGCRTDGSGSNFGVRIGRLLEASPTLQNIAQPALEGLFTLQQKANHRFLDAYQSSNRDFSVVTRTSQNNHTQRWVITPVGGVYTVQQVINGRFVDAYESQSNNYSVTTRRAQNNDTQRWVLRPVADRLSTYTIQQLSTSRFLDAYTSGNDFLAVTRTEQNNDTQRWVLHPLGGNTYTLQQEVNGRFLDAYTSGNDFLAVTRTEQNNDTQRWVLTPVGQVCTIQQRSNGRHLDAYTSDNDHSAVTRIVQNNDTQRWILMPLGNETYTVQQLTTGRFMDAYTSSNNHQVATRRAQNNDTQRWIIKPA from the coding sequence ATGCCCAATGACCAACAGCCCGAAGACGCTGTCCTGTTTCCTCCACTGCCGGAAGAGTTTGCCAGCGCTTTGGAAGGGATGCCCGAGGCGATTCGCCGGGGCGATGTCTACCCGACCTTTCTGGAATCCCAGTGCGGTGCCACGGACGATTCGCAGCCCGTCGAGCAATACGACGGCACCCTCGGCGTCACCCGAGCCTTCGTCGATGCCCACCAGGGACCCGTCGGTCAACTGCAGTGGAACGACAATCTGGGGGCTCTCTACGACAACCCCGGCAACGTCGCCGGCGTGCGGTGGTGTACCGGCACGCTGATCAGCGACAACCTCTTTCTGACCGCCGGACACTGTTTCGACCGGACGGGGGGCGGTTGGCAGCGGCCGCGGGTGAATGGTTCGAACGACATCATCTCGAGTGCGGAAATCGCGCGCCGCATGCACGTCAACTTCAACTACCAGGTGGATCCCAACGGCGACCTGCGAACCGCGTCGATTTTCGCCATCGAGGAGTTGACCGAGTACCGGCTCGGCGGTCTCGACTTCGCCATCGTGCGCCTCGAAGGTGCGCCGGGCCGGATTTTCGGCACCGGGAAGGTCGCTCAGCAGGACGCCGCTGTCGACGACATGATTTGCGTCATCGGCCATCCTGCCGGCGTTCCGAAACGGATCGAGGCGGGGCCGCTCACGTCCTTTGACGATTTCAGGATCCGGTACAACGACATCGATACCCTCGGTGGCAACTCCGGCTCGGCGATCTGGCGATCGCTCACCGGAGACATCGTCGGGGTGCATACGAACGGCGGTTGCCGGACGGACGGCTCGGGTTCGAACTTCGGTGTCCGCATCGGTCGGCTGCTCGAAGCATCGCCCACTCTCCAGAACATCGCTCAGCCGGCATTGGAAGGGCTGTTCACCCTCCAGCAGAAGGCCAACCATCGATTCCTGGACGCCTACCAGTCCTCAAACCGGGATTTCTCGGTCGTCACGCGGACCTCCCAGAACAACCATACGCAGCGCTGGGTGATCACGCCGGTGGGTGGGGTGTACACCGTCCAGCAGGTGATCAATGGCCGTTTCGTCGATGCCTACGAATCACAGTCCAACAACTACTCGGTAACGACCAGGAGAGCGCAGAACAACGACACCCAGCGTTGGGTCCTTCGGCCGGTGGCGGACCGATTGTCCACCTACACGATCCAGCAGTTGAGCACTTCTCGTTTCTTGGACGCCTACACCTCGGGCAACGATTTTCTGGCGGTGACCCGAACGGAGCAGAACAATGACACCCAGCGTTGGGTGCTCCATCCTCTCGGTGGCAACACCTACACCCTGCAGCAGGAAGTCAACGGTCGTTTCTTGGACGCCTACACCTCGGGCAACGATTTTCTGGCGGTGACCCGAACGGAGCAGAACAATGACACCCAGCGTTGGGTGCTGACGCCGGTCGGCCAGGTGTGCACCATCCAACAGCGGAGCAACGGTCGTCACCTCGACGCCTACACCTCGGACAACGACCATTCGGCGGTCACCCGAATCGTCCAGAACAACGACACGCAGCGTTGGATCCTCATGCCGTTGGGCAACGAGACCTACACCGTCCAGCAGTTGACTACGGGTCGTTTCATGGACGCCTACACCTCGAGTAACAATCACCAGGTAGCCACCCGGAGGGCGCAGAACAACGACACTCAGCGCTGGATCATCAAGCCGGCATAG
- a CDS encoding sigma-54 dependent transcriptional regulator, with amino-acid sequence MTDATKVLVVDDDAAMREVLEMRLAEWGFDVSLAEDGDEARRLAESLDPGVVISDVVLPDLTGLDLLASLKAGNRDRPVILITAYGTVDAAVEAMKLGARDFLTKPIDYPKLRGILADAEGDLATRASTRQLEKRLDGAPGQGAMIGASKPMRELFDLIRVLAKSDAAAIITGESGTGKELVARTLHSLSTRREGPFIALNSAAIPEGLTESELFGHEKGAFTGAASARPGCFEMAHRGPLFLDEIAEMPINLQPKLLRVLEDGRVRRLAASKEFAFDVRLLAATNREPEQAVRDGLLRQDLYYRLNVFTLFLPPLRQRREDIPLLAQSFIRRFNDKYGIAVQGIGEAAGELLDAYSWPGNVRELRNVVERGVILAREGWVEPPHLPPHIQDPNADRGEEIVLPREVTFAEAEEILITETLKRAGNNKAEAARRLGLDVKTIRNKLRAFGSKR; translated from the coding sequence ATGACCGATGCGACCAAGGTGCTGGTGGTGGACGACGATGCAGCGATGCGCGAGGTGCTGGAGATGCGCCTCGCCGAGTGGGGTTTTGACGTTTCCCTGGCGGAAGACGGCGACGAGGCGAGGCGCCTGGCCGAGTCCCTCGATCCGGGAGTGGTGATCTCCGACGTCGTGTTGCCGGACCTGACGGGCCTCGACCTCCTGGCATCCCTGAAAGCCGGCAACCGCGACCGGCCGGTGATCCTGATCACCGCCTACGGCACCGTCGACGCGGCGGTGGAGGCGATGAAACTAGGCGCCAGGGACTTCCTGACCAAACCCATCGACTACCCCAAATTGCGCGGCATCCTGGCCGACGCGGAAGGTGATCTCGCCACCCGCGCCTCCACCCGGCAGCTCGAAAAACGCCTCGACGGAGCGCCCGGCCAGGGCGCAATGATCGGCGCGAGCAAACCGATGCGGGAACTCTTTGACCTCATCCGGGTGTTGGCCAAAAGCGACGCGGCGGCGATCATCACCGGCGAGAGCGGCACCGGCAAAGAGCTGGTGGCTCGGACGTTGCACAGCTTGAGTACCCGCCGGGAGGGACCGTTCATCGCCCTCAATAGCGCCGCCATTCCCGAAGGGCTGACCGAGAGCGAACTCTTCGGCCACGAAAAGGGCGCCTTCACCGGCGCCGCCTCGGCGCGCCCCGGCTGTTTCGAGATGGCCCACCGGGGACCCCTGTTCCTCGACGAGATCGCCGAGATGCCGATCAACCTACAGCCCAAGCTCCTGCGCGTACTGGAAGACGGCCGGGTGCGGCGCCTGGCGGCGAGCAAGGAATTCGCCTTCGACGTGCGCCTGCTGGCGGCCACCAACCGGGAGCCGGAGCAGGCTGTGCGCGACGGTCTGCTGCGGCAAGATCTCTACTACCGCCTCAACGTATTCACCCTGTTCCTGCCGCCGCTGCGGCAGCGACGGGAGGACATACCGCTCCTCGCCCAGAGCTTCATCCGCCGCTTCAACGACAAGTACGGCATCGCGGTGCAAGGGATCGGCGAGGCAGCGGGCGAACTGCTCGATGCCTACTCCTGGCCGGGCAACGTGCGGGAACTGCGCAACGTGGTGGAGCGAGGCGTGATCCTCGCCCGCGAGGGATGGGTGGAGCCGCCCCACTTGCCGCCGCACATCCAGGACCCCAATGCCGACCGCGGCGAAGAGATCGTGTTGCCCCGGGAGGTGACCTTCGCCGAGGCAGAAGAGATCCTGATCACCGAAACCTTGAAGCGCGCCGGCAACAACAAGGCCGAAGCCGCGCGCCGCCTCGGCCTCGACGTCAAGACCATCCGCAACAAGCTGCGGGCCTTCGGTTCCAAGAGGTAG
- a CDS encoding HAMP domain-containing sensor histidine kinase, translating into MRIASKVATGSGLLILLLGVALIYQVSFGRRLAGKSDRVSSDYFQVAIDSLETIRHLERMEELLRGMLAVQDPRYGENLKLAAVGVDERLADLKGRTPASADVTERVESLVRLWSAFPLASDQGRPEGLLDLPPPRQAELQDEYLQQIGALQAAAQAVKDITQYAINEESRLYVAASLRAQRVSWTVLGISLVLSLIVLLGTVRAINEPLKRLGEVTRKVRGGRLSVRLEVDEDDEFADLATDFNRMVSALSQLDQLKKEFLSRVSHELKTPLVAMQETNQLLLDGLPGELTPRQRRLVELNLQSGRRLSGMIVKLLDLSTLETGIVQYDLKARDLTDLLYLAVDQFEGPARERDITFDLDLGPRPLIAQCDGDRLYQVFENLLENAIKFSPRGSTVVIRATATDRTPDHLPAAWDRTLTETPEDGEWIHLTFGDQGPGVPDEHKVAIFEKFHQANRRAGSGTGVGLGLAICREVVAAHRGAIWVSDGPENDRRPPGSVFHLLLHPARDGVASLGLRPMAARRAG; encoded by the coding sequence GTGCGGATCGCGAGCAAAGTCGCCACCGGCTCAGGGCTCCTGATCCTGCTGCTGGGCGTCGCGCTGATCTACCAGGTGTCTTTCGGGCGGCGCCTTGCCGGCAAGAGCGACCGGGTGTCCTCGGACTACTTTCAGGTCGCCATCGACTCCCTCGAGACCATCCGCCACCTCGAACGGATGGAGGAGCTGCTGCGGGGCATGCTCGCCGTACAGGATCCCCGCTATGGCGAGAACCTCAAGCTGGCGGCGGTCGGTGTCGACGAGCGCCTGGCGGACCTCAAAGGCCGCACCCCGGCATCGGCCGACGTCACCGAGCGGGTGGAGAGTCTAGTCCGCCTGTGGAGTGCCTTCCCGCTCGCCAGCGACCAGGGCCGTCCGGAAGGCCTGCTCGACCTGCCGCCGCCCCGGCAAGCCGAGCTCCAGGACGAGTACCTGCAGCAGATCGGCGCCCTGCAGGCGGCCGCCCAGGCGGTCAAGGACATCACCCAGTACGCTATCAACGAGGAGTCACGGCTCTATGTGGCGGCCAGTCTGCGGGCACAGCGGGTGTCCTGGACAGTGTTGGGAATTTCGCTGGTCCTTTCGCTGATCGTCCTGCTGGGTACCGTCCGCGCCATCAACGAGCCCTTGAAGCGCCTCGGGGAGGTCACTCGCAAGGTGCGCGGCGGCCGCCTTTCGGTGCGTCTCGAAGTGGACGAAGACGACGAGTTCGCCGACCTGGCGACGGACTTCAACCGCATGGTGTCGGCCCTGTCGCAGCTCGATCAGCTCAAGAAAGAGTTTCTGTCGCGGGTCTCGCACGAACTCAAGACCCCCCTGGTGGCGATGCAGGAGACCAACCAGCTCCTGCTCGACGGCCTGCCCGGTGAGTTGACCCCTCGGCAGCGGCGGCTGGTCGAACTCAACCTGCAGAGCGGCCGGCGCCTTTCCGGCATGATCGTCAAGCTGCTCGATCTGTCGACTCTCGAAACGGGCATCGTCCAGTACGACCTCAAGGCCCGGGACCTGACGGACCTGCTGTACCTCGCCGTCGACCAATTCGAAGGTCCCGCCCGGGAGCGCGACATCACCTTCGATCTCGATCTCGGCCCGCGGCCGCTCATCGCCCAGTGCGACGGGGACCGTCTCTACCAGGTGTTCGAAAACCTGCTCGAAAACGCCATCAAATTCTCCCCCCGCGGCAGCACCGTGGTGATCCGCGCGACGGCCACCGACCGGACGCCGGACCACCTGCCGGCGGCCTGGGACCGGACGCTCACCGAAACGCCGGAAGACGGCGAGTGGATCCACCTCACCTTTGGCGACCAGGGACCGGGGGTACCGGACGAACACAAGGTCGCCATCTTCGAGAAGTTCCATCAGGCCAACCGCCGCGCCGGATCCGGCACCGGCGTCGGCCTCGGCCTGGCGATCTGCCGGGAAGTGGTCGCGGCGCACCGGGGAGCGATCTGGGTGTCCGACGGGCCGGAGAACGACCGACGGCCGCCGGGCAGCGTCTTCCATCTGCTGCTGCACCCGGCGCGGGACGGCGTCGCCTCCCTGGGTTTGCGGCCGATGGCGGCTCGGAGAGCGGGATGA
- the arfB gene encoding alternative ribosome rescue aminoacyl-tRNA hydrolase ArfB, whose product MSAAMVIPEDELEFRFSRSSGPGGQNVNKVESRVEVMWDVASTSALDEDQRVLLMERLATRITKAGILRVVSQKHRTQAANRDAARLKLEELVAGALVRRPRRKRVRVSKAAKRRRLENKRRRSQIKRSRGRVDDH is encoded by the coding sequence ATGAGCGCCGCGATGGTGATTCCCGAAGACGAGCTGGAGTTCCGGTTTTCGCGCAGTTCGGGCCCTGGTGGCCAGAACGTGAACAAGGTGGAGAGCCGGGTGGAGGTGATGTGGGATGTGGCATCGACCTCTGCTCTGGACGAGGACCAGCGGGTGCTGCTCATGGAGCGGCTCGCTACCCGCATCACCAAGGCGGGGATTCTGCGGGTGGTCTCTCAGAAGCACCGCACTCAGGCCGCCAATCGCGATGCCGCCCGTCTCAAGCTCGAGGAACTGGTCGCCGGAGCGTTGGTGCGCCGGCCTCGGCGCAAGCGGGTGCGGGTGTCGAAGGCGGCCAAGCGGCGACGTCTCGAGAACAAACGCCGGCGCAGTCAGATCAAGAGGAGTAGGGGGCGGGTCGACGACCACTGA
- a CDS encoding alpha/beta fold hydrolase, with product MILPLLLSLLLPVESTATLPEQAPPKSCVILLHGLARTAGSMETMAAGLVKGGHAVVNVDYPSRDAEIAPLAAAAITGGVKRCEAHAPEVPIDFVTHSLGGILVRFYLTQDDIPRLGRVVMLAPPNQGSEVVDNLRDVPGFELINGPAGLQLGTGEDSVPRQLGPVAFTLGVIAGSETFNPILSQWLPNPDDGKVSVESTKVEGMSDFLIVAASHPFIMGDDEVISQVLYFLEKGVFRRESESLEAQGF from the coding sequence ATGATCCTGCCGTTGTTGTTGAGCTTGTTGCTGCCGGTGGAGTCTACGGCGACGCTGCCGGAGCAGGCGCCGCCGAAGAGTTGTGTGATTCTCCTCCACGGCCTGGCGCGGACCGCCGGTTCCATGGAAACCATGGCCGCCGGCTTGGTCAAGGGGGGCCACGCGGTGGTCAATGTGGACTATCCGTCGCGCGATGCCGAGATTGCCCCGCTTGCGGCGGCGGCGATCACCGGAGGTGTGAAGCGGTGTGAGGCGCATGCTCCGGAAGTGCCGATCGACTTCGTGACTCATTCCCTGGGCGGCATTCTGGTGCGTTTCTATCTGACGCAGGACGACATCCCGCGGCTCGGCCGGGTCGTGATGCTGGCGCCGCCCAACCAGGGTAGCGAGGTGGTGGACAACCTGCGGGACGTGCCGGGATTCGAGCTGATCAACGGCCCGGCGGGCCTCCAGTTGGGAACCGGGGAGGACAGCGTGCCGCGGCAACTCGGTCCGGTGGCATTCACTCTCGGCGTGATCGCCGGCAGCGAGACCTTCAACCCCATTCTCTCGCAATGGCTTCCCAATCCGGATGACGGCAAGGTCTCCGTCGAGAGCACCAAGGTCGAGGGCATGAGCGACTTCCTGATCGTCGCAGCGTCCCACCCGTTCATCATGGGCGATGACGAGGTGATCTCTCAGGTGCTCTATTTTCTGGAGAAGGGTGTGTTCCGGCGGGAGTCCGAGTCGCTAGAGGCCCAGGGGTTCTAG
- a CDS encoding response regulator transcription factor, producing the protein MDKRVLVIEDEPEIARLAEMHLVDLGCEVTVAPDGLRGLREATTGAYHLVILDLMLPGVDGLEICRRLRADGAAYTPILMLTARSGEVDRVLGLEMGADDYLTKPFSIRELIARVKALFRRLDALSVPSEFKTERLEMGDLAIEPSRRRVTVGGKAVHLTAREFDLLVHFAQHPGRVYTRPELLDQVWGYGHDGYEHTVNSHINRLRSKIERDPARPLYVQTVWGVGYRFVEASELADREEGAENVVEARS; encoded by the coding sequence ATGGACAAACGAGTGCTCGTGATCGAAGACGAACCGGAGATCGCCCGTCTGGCGGAGATGCACCTAGTGGATCTTGGCTGCGAGGTAACGGTCGCTCCAGACGGCCTGCGGGGTCTGCGGGAAGCGACGACGGGCGCCTATCATCTGGTGATTCTAGACCTCATGCTGCCCGGCGTGGACGGCCTGGAGATCTGTCGCCGCCTGCGGGCCGACGGCGCCGCTTACACACCCATCTTGATGCTGACCGCCCGCTCCGGCGAAGTGGACCGGGTTCTCGGTCTCGAAATGGGGGCGGATGACTACCTGACCAAGCCCTTCTCCATCCGCGAACTCATCGCTCGGGTCAAAGCTCTCTTCCGCCGCCTCGACGCGCTGTCGGTGCCATCGGAATTCAAAACCGAGCGTTTGGAGATGGGAGATCTGGCGATCGAACCGAGCCGGCGACGAGTCACCGTAGGTGGCAAGGCGGTACATCTCACCGCCCGAGAATTCGATCTGCTCGTCCACTTCGCGCAGCATCCGGGCCGCGTCTACACCCGGCCGGAGCTGCTCGATCAGGTATGGGGCTACGGCCACGACGGCTACGAGCACACCGTCAACTCACACATCAATCGCCTGCGATCCAAAATCGAACGCGATCCAGCCCGGCCGCTCTACGTGCAGACCGTCTGGGGGGTGGGCTATCGCTTTGTCGAGGCCTCGGAACTGGCCGATCGCGAAGAGGGAGCCGAGAACGTCGTGGAGGCACGATCATGA
- a CDS encoding ATP-binding protein, giving the protein MSRTLYGKIAGVFLLLLVVGGATGATAAFFSLRLYLAEVSQRLNRDLAAHLVKDSELVAEGRLREEGLKHIFHMLMVINPRIEVYLLDPGGRIVGYDAPPGKVVRQAVDLAPVHRLLAGDVPLPIRGDDPRHPERGKVFSAAPVEDEGELLGYLYVVLGGERYDSVATLLADSYILRLGLWGVLGALIAAIAAGLLAFRLLTRRLRRLDRRMRTFAAEELQDGADLVRRSGDEIDRLDGTFQQMAERLARQMYELEAADRLRRELVVGVSHDLRTPLASLRGFLETLLLKEATISAADRREYLQIALAQSERLGKLIDDLFELSRLDSGETHLNRERFSLPELVQDIVQKFEIEARQRNIEITSALPWDLPFVEADLRLIERVLENLLQNALRYTPDGGRIHVALDERDGRVAVRVVDTGRGIPQGDLPRVFDRFYRGDNNPAGSRDGTGLGLAIAKRILDLHDGPIQVQSQEGRGSTFRFELPTHP; this is encoded by the coding sequence ATGAGCCGCACCCTCTACGGCAAGATCGCCGGCGTCTTTCTCCTCCTGCTGGTCGTCGGCGGTGCCACCGGGGCAACGGCGGCCTTCTTCAGCCTGCGCCTCTACCTGGCCGAGGTTTCGCAGCGCCTCAATCGCGACCTCGCCGCCCACCTGGTGAAGGACTCGGAGCTAGTCGCCGAGGGCCGCTTGCGCGAGGAAGGGCTGAAGCACATCTTCCACATGTTGATGGTGATCAACCCGCGCATCGAGGTCTACCTACTCGATCCGGGGGGTCGCATCGTCGGGTATGACGCGCCGCCGGGCAAGGTGGTGCGTCAAGCGGTCGACCTCGCTCCGGTGCACAGGCTCCTAGCGGGCGATGTGCCCCTGCCGATCCGCGGTGACGACCCGCGCCACCCGGAGCGGGGCAAGGTGTTCTCGGCAGCACCGGTAGAGGACGAGGGCGAGCTTCTCGGCTACCTGTACGTGGTGCTGGGCGGTGAGCGCTACGACTCCGTGGCGACCCTCCTCGCCGACAGCTACATTCTGCGACTCGGATTGTGGGGCGTTCTCGGTGCCCTCATCGCGGCCATCGCGGCGGGCCTGCTCGCGTTCCGATTGCTCACCCGCCGGCTGCGGCGTCTCGACCGGCGGATGCGCACCTTCGCTGCCGAGGAACTACAGGACGGAGCGGATCTCGTCCGTCGAAGTGGAGACGAAATCGACCGTCTTGACGGCACCTTTCAGCAGATGGCCGAACGCCTGGCGCGCCAGATGTACGAACTGGAGGCGGCGGATCGACTGCGGCGGGAGTTGGTGGTGGGGGTGTCTCACGACCTGCGCACCCCCTTGGCGTCGCTGCGGGGATTCCTCGAGACCCTATTGCTCAAGGAAGCTACGATCTCCGCGGCGGACCGACGGGAATACCTGCAAATCGCCCTTGCCCAAAGCGAGCGCCTCGGAAAGTTGATCGACGACCTCTTTGAACTCTCGCGCCTCGATTCCGGTGAAACCCATCTCAACCGGGAGCGCTTCTCGCTGCCGGAACTGGTCCAGGACATCGTGCAGAAGTTCGAGATCGAAGCTCGCCAGCGGAACATCGAGATCACCTCCGCCCTGCCCTGGGATCTACCCTTCGTCGAAGCCGATCTCCGGCTGATCGAAAGGGTATTGGAGAACCTGCTGCAAAACGCATTGCGCTATACCCCGGACGGCGGCCGCATCCACGTCGCCCTCGACGAACGCGACGGTCGGGTCGCGGTGCGGGTGGTCGACACCGGCCGCGGCATCCCGCAGGGTGACCTGCCCCGCGTCTTCGATCGTTTCTACCGCGGCGACAACAATCCGGCCGGATCTCGCGACGGCACCGGCCTCGGCCTCGCCATCGCAAAGCGCATCCTCGACCTCCACGACGGTCCCATCCAAGTGCAGAGCCAAGAGGGCCGCGGATCAACCTTCCGCTTCGAACTCCCCACCCACCCCTGA
- a CDS encoding spondin domain-containing protein, which produces MRTRLAFTLSLLLALSLFAAPAFSQPGATYKVTITNITKAQIFSPPLVVAHSADVRVFQAGEPALAELAILAEDGNPAPLRDLLETVPEVFDTGVAAGPVPPGESVTVLVDARFPYDRISAVGMLIQTNDAFFGLNSVETPFRRMRETHLVPAYDAGSEENNELCAFIPGPPCGSGGVRATAGAEGFIYINNGITGIGDLEPSEFTWLNPSARVTIQLAP; this is translated from the coding sequence ATGAGAACTCGCCTTGCTTTCACCCTCTCGCTCCTGCTGGCCCTTTCGCTCTTCGCCGCGCCGGCCTTCTCGCAGCCCGGCGCTACCTACAAGGTCACCATCACCAACATAACCAAGGCACAGATCTTCAGCCCTCCGTTGGTGGTTGCACACAGCGCCGATGTTCGGGTGTTCCAGGCCGGCGAGCCCGCCCTGGCAGAGCTTGCGATTCTGGCGGAAGACGGAAATCCTGCACCGCTGAGGGACCTTCTCGAAACCGTACCGGAAGTCTTCGACACTGGCGTGGCAGCTGGACCGGTGCCGCCGGGCGAATCCGTGACGGTGCTGGTGGACGCGCGTTTCCCCTATGATCGCATCAGCGCCGTGGGTATGTTGATCCAGACCAATGACGCGTTCTTCGGATTGAACTCCGTCGAAACGCCCTTCCGTCGCATGCGCGAGACGCACTTGGTGCCGGCCTACGATGCCGGCAGCGAAGAGAACAACGAACTTTGCGCTTTCATCCCGGGACCTCCCTGCGGCTCCGGTGGAGTGCGAGCGACCGCCGGTGCCGAAGGATTCATCTACATCAATAACGGCATCACCGGCATCGGTGATTTGGAACCGAGCGAGTTCACTTGGCTCAACCCCTCGGCCCGAGTGACGATCCAGCTCGCACCGTAG
- a CDS encoding PDZ domain-containing protein: MTKKVLVYLVMVFAVAGFVWAAQGGEDGEVEKRVRVHKIVADCDGEDCTEHAVVSHSGRHAIFIGEDGEATVVGDGPMVWSGGGGGFLGVGLTELTPELREHFGLSADAGVMVSKVVAGGPADNAGIEVGDIITALDGAAVKSGGSLAMRVRKLDENETAAVELWRDGRLQTASVQVEERVAPRAHRMAFRCDDGDCESLLSGDANALFLHCDGGDCGSVEKRVVRIECDGDDCAPGDMNFDFDFNCGEENCQVQVMCDGEDCNCTVNGESADCAAFGH, translated from the coding sequence ATGACCAAGAAAGTCCTGGTGTATCTGGTGATGGTATTCGCCGTGGCGGGTTTCGTGTGGGCGGCGCAGGGTGGCGAAGACGGGGAAGTCGAAAAGCGGGTGCGGGTGCACAAGATCGTGGCCGACTGCGATGGAGAGGATTGCACCGAACACGCGGTGGTGAGCCACAGTGGACGGCACGCGATCTTCATCGGTGAGGATGGCGAGGCCACCGTCGTCGGGGACGGCCCGATGGTTTGGTCCGGTGGTGGTGGTGGATTTCTCGGCGTGGGGTTGACCGAACTCACGCCGGAACTGCGGGAGCACTTCGGTCTGTCGGCGGATGCCGGCGTGATGGTCTCCAAGGTGGTCGCCGGCGGTCCCGCCGACAATGCCGGCATCGAGGTTGGGGACATCATCACCGCCCTCGACGGCGCGGCGGTGAAGTCCGGTGGATCGCTGGCGATGCGGGTGCGAAAGCTCGACGAGAACGAAACCGCCGCGGTCGAGCTGTGGCGTGACGGTCGCTTGCAGACGGCCTCGGTGCAGGTCGAGGAGCGGGTCGCCCCGCGCGCCCACCGCATGGCTTTCCGCTGTGACGACGGCGACTGCGAGTCCCTCCTCTCCGGCGACGCCAACGCCCTCTTCCTGCACTGCGACGGAGGCGATTGCGGCTCCGTCGAGAAGCGGGTGGTGCGGATCGAGTGCGACGGCGACGACTGCGCACCGGGCGACATGAACTTCGACTTCGACTTCAACTGCGGCGAGGAGAACTGCCAAGTGCAGGTCATGTGCGACGGTGAGGACTGCAACTGCACCGTCAACGGCGAATCCGCCGACTGCGCCGCCTTCGGCCATTGA